The following are encoded together in the Bos taurus isolate L1 Dominette 01449 registration number 42190680 breed Hereford chromosome 10, ARS-UCD2.0, whole genome shotgun sequence genome:
- the RASL12 gene encoding ras-like protein family member 12 produces the protein MASVFGKPRAGGGQQSAPLEVNLAILGRRGAGKSALTVKFLTRRFISEYDPNLEDTYSSEETVDHQPVHLRVMDTADLDTPRNCERYLNWAHAFLVVYSVDSRQSFEGSSSYLELLALHAKETQRSFPALLLGNKLDMAQYRQVTQAEGAALAGRFGCLFFEVSACLDFEHVQHVFHEAVREARRELEKNSLARPLFISEERAVHHQAPLTARHGLASCTFNTLSTTSLKEMPAVAQAKLVTVKSSRAQSKRKAPTLTLLKGFKIF, from the exons ATGGCCTCGGTGTTCGGGAAGCCCCGCGCGGGCGGCGGGCAGCAGAGTGCGCCCCTCGAGGTCAACTTGGCCATTCTGGGGCGCCGCGGGGCGGGCAAGTCCG CCCTGACCGTGAAGTTTCTGACCAGGAGGTTTATCAGCGAATATGACCCCAACTTAG AGGACACCTACAGCTCCGAGGAGACCGTGGACCACCAGCCTGTCCACCTGAGGGTCATGGACACTGCAGACCTG GACACCCCCAGGAACTGTGAGCGCTACCTGAACTGGGCCCACGCCTTTCTGGTGGTGTACAGCGTTGACAGCCGCCAGAGCTTTGAGGGCAGCAGCAGCTACCTGGAGCTGCTAGCTTTGCACGCAAAGGAGACGCAACGCAGCTTCCCGGCTCTGCTGCTGGGCAACAAGCTGGACATGGCCCAGTACAG GCAGGTCACCCAGGCAGAGGGCGCCGCCTTGGCGGGCAGGTTCGGGTGCCTGTTTTTCGAGGTCTCTGCCTGCCTGGACTTTGAGCATGTGCAGCACGTCTTCCATGAGGCAGTACGGGAGGCGCGGCGGGAGCTGGAGAAGAACTCCCTGGCCAGGCCGCTCTTCATCTCGGAGGAGAGAGCTGTGCATCACCAGGCCCCACTCACAGCCCGCCACGGGCTGGCCAGCTGCACCTTCAACACACTTTCTACCACCAGCCTGAAGGAGATGCCTGCTGTGGCACAGGCCAAGCTGGTCACTGTGAAGTCATCCCGGGCTCAGAGCAAGCGCAAGGCACCCACCCTGACACTATTGAAGGGCTTCAAGATCTTCTGA
- the KBTBD13 gene encoding kelch repeat and BTB domain-containing protein 13 → MPQGPETLVQVWVGSQLFQADRALLVEHCGFFRGLFRSGMREARAAEVHLGALSPDGFHTTLRVLRGERPALAAADELLQAVECAAFLQAPALARFLEHSLTSENCALLCDAAAAFGLHDVFHSAALFIRDGARELAAELALPEARTYVAELRPSSYVAVSTHAPAPGFLEDPSRTMCYLDEEEDTWRTLAALPLEASTLLAGVATLGNKLYIVGGVRGPNKEVVDLGFCYDPDGGTWREFPSPHQPRYDTALAGFEGHLYAIGGEFQRTAMSSVERYDPASGCWSFMADLPQPAAGVPCAHARGRLFVCLWQPADTTAVVEYAVRADEWLPVAELRRPQSYGHCMVAHRDSLYVVRNGPKDDFLHCAIDCLNLATGQWTALPGQFVNSKGALFTAVVRGDTVYTVNRVFTLLYAIEGGSWRLLREKAGFPRPGSLQTFLLRLPPGAQGPVASTTPEL, encoded by the coding sequence ATGCCGCAGGGCCCAGAGACCCTGGTGCAGGTGTGGGTGGGCAGCCAACTCTTCCAGGCAGACCGGGCCCTGCTAGTGGAGCACTGCGGCTTCTTCCGCGGCCTCTTTCGCTCGGGCATGCGGGAGGCGCGCGCTGCAGAGGTGCACCTGGGCGCGCTGAGCCCGGACGGCTTCCACACCACGCTGCGGGTGCTGCGCGGAGAGCGTCCAGCGCTGGCGGCTGCCGACGAGCTGCTGCAGGCCGTGGAGTGCGCCGCCTTCCTGCAGGCGCCGGCGCTGGCGCGCTTCCTAGAGCACAGCCTCACGTCGGAGAACTGCGCGCTGCTGTGCGACGCGGCCGCAGCCTTCGGCCTGCACGACGTCTTCCACAGCGCCGCGCTCTTCATCCGCGACGGCGCCCGCGAGCTGGCGGCCGAGCTGGCGCTGCCCGAGGCCCGCACCTACGTGGCGGAGCTGCGGCCCAGCAGCTACGTGGCCGTGAGCACACATGCGCCGGCGCCCGGCTTCCTGGAGGACCCTTCGCGCACCATGTGCTACCTGGATGAGGAGGAGGACACCTGGCGCACGCTGGCCGCGCTGCCCCTGGAGGCCAGCACGCTCCTGGCCGGCGTGGCCACGCTGGGCAACAAGCTCTACATTGTGGGCGGTGTGCGGGGCCCCAACAAGGAGGTGGTGGACCTGGGCTTCTGCTACGACCCCGACGGCGGAACGTGGCGCGAgttccccagcccccaccagccGCGCTACGACACGGCGCTGGCCGGCTTCGAGGGCCACCTCTACGCCATCGGGGGGGAGTTCCAGAGGACAGCTATGAGCTCAGTGGAGCGCTACGACCCGGCCTCGGGCTGCTGGAGCTTCATGGCCGACTTGCCGCAGCCAGCTGCCGGCGTACCCTGCGCACACGCCCGCGGCCGCCTCTTCGTGTGTCTGTGGCAGCCGGCAGACACGACGGCCGTAGTGGAGTACGCTGTGCGGGCTGATGAGTGGCTTCCCGTGGCCGAGCTGCGGCGCCCGCAGAGCTATGGCCACTGCATGGTGGCCCACCGCGACAGCCTCTACGTGGTGCGTAACGGACCTAAGGATGACTTCCTGCACTGTGCCATCGACTGCCTCAACCTAGCCACGGGCCAGTGGACAGCGCTGCCCGGCCAGTTCGTCAACAGCAAAGGCGCGCTCTTCACTGCCGTGGTGCGCGGCGACACCGTCTATACAGTCAACCGCGTGTTCACCCTGCTCTATGCCATCGAGGGCGGCTCCTGGCGGCTGCTTAGGGAGAAGGCCGGCTTCCCACGGCCCGGTTCCTTGCAGACCTTTCTCCTGAGGCTGCCTCCCGGTGCCCAGGGGCCTGTGGCCTCGACAACACCAGAACTGTGA
- the SLC51B gene encoding organic solute transporter subunit beta isoform X1: MNYSEKLTGAPPMTEVPLELLEEMLWFFRVEDATPWNCSMFVLAALVAIISFILLGRNIQANRNQKKLPPEKQTPEVLYLAEGGNKDDKNLTSLTETLLSEKPTLAQGEMEAKCSDVPRVHLPDPQEPES; this comes from the exons ATGAACTACAGTGAGAAGCTAACCGGAGCCCCACCCATGACCGAGGTGCCTCTGGAGCTGCTGGAAGAAATGCTTTGGTTTTTCCGAGTAGAGGACG CAACTCCTTGGAATTGTTCCATGTTCGTCCTGGCAGCCTTGGTGGCCATAATAAGCTTCATCCTCTTGGGAAGGAACATCCAGGCAAACAG AAATCAAAAGAAGCTGCCACCGGAAAAACAAACTCCAGAAGTCCTGTACTTGGCTGAGGGTGGAAACAAAGATGACAAGAACCTGACCAGCCTAACAGAGACTTTGCTCTCTGAAAAGCCAACTTTGGCCCAGGGAGAAATGGAGGCAAAATGCAGTGATGTGCCGCGGGTCCATCTTCCAGACCCACAAGAACCTGAAAGCTAG